The Deinococcus metallilatus genome segment CCCCGTGCTGCGTGCCCTGAAGGAAGCCCTGCCCGGCGTGCGCCTCACCCTGATGGTGAGTCCGGCAGGCGCGAACGCCGTGCCGCTGCTTCCCTGGGTGGACGACGTGATCGTGTGGCGGGCGATGTGGCAGCAACTCGGCGGCGGAACCTTTGACCCGGTGCGCGAGACGGAACTGATCGAGCTGCTGCGGGAGCGGGGCTTCGATGGGGCGGTGTTGCTCACCTCCTTCAGTCAGACGCCACACCCCGCCGCCCTGGCCTGCCTGCTCGCCGGAATTCCGCTGCGGCTGGGCGAGTCGAAGGAACGCGCGCCGGGCCTCCTCACCCACGAGCCACCCTCGCCCACACCGGAAGCCGAACAGCAGGCCGAACGCAATCTGCGGCTGCTGGAGACAGTGGGTATCCCGGTGCGTGACCGGGCGCTGGAAGTCACCATCTCGGAGGACGCCCGGCAAAGGGCGGCGGCGCTCCTGCCGGAACCCTACCTGCTGCTGAACCCCTTTGCCAGTTGTTCGGCCCGCACCTACCCGCCCGAGCGGGCCGCCCGCGCTGCCCGGCTGATCGCGGAGCAGACCGGGCTGAAGGTGGCGGTGACTGGGGTGGAAAAGGACCGGGAGCGCAGCCGGGAGCTGCTGGCCGAACTCGGTCCGGTCGGCGCGGACCTGCTGGGCCAGACCGACCTCCCCACCTTCGCGGCCCTGATCGCCGGGGCACGGCTGGTGCTGACGAACAACACCTCGGCGCTGCACCTGGCCGACGCCACGCGGACCCCGGTGCTCGTCACCTACTCCGGTACGGATTACGAGACGCAGTGGCAGCCGCGCAGCACCCCCTTCACCCTGCTGCGCCGCCCCACGCCCTGCCACCCCTGCTACGCCTTCCAGTGCCCGTTCAACCTGGAGTGCCTGGACTTTGCACCGGAAGAGGTGGCCCGTGCGGGGCTGGAGCTGCTGGCCGGGTCGGGCTATCCCCCCGCGAGCGTGACAGTCTCTTCTGCCTGAGAGGGCGTCCGGTTGCACGGGGACAGTGCCCATGCAGCCGGAACCCGGAGGGGCAGCCCCGGCACGGT includes the following:
- a CDS encoding glycosyltransferase family 9 protein, with amino-acid sequence MTGDWANVKNLLVMRLDNIGDVVMTSPVLRALKEALPGVRLTLMVSPAGANAVPLLPWVDDVIVWRAMWQQLGGGTFDPVRETELIELLRERGFDGAVLLTSFSQTPHPAALACLLAGIPLRLGESKERAPGLLTHEPPSPTPEAEQQAERNLRLLETVGIPVRDRALEVTISEDARQRAAALLPEPYLLLNPFASCSARTYPPERAARAARLIAEQTGLKVAVTGVEKDRERSRELLAELGPVGADLLGQTDLPTFAALIAGARLVLTNNTSALHLADATRTPVLVTYSGTDYETQWQPRSTPFTLLRRPTPCHPCYAFQCPFNLECLDFAPEEVARAGLELLAGSGYPPASVTVSSA